From uncultured Bacteroides sp., a single genomic window includes:
- a CDS encoding bifunctional dihydroorotate dehydrogenase B NAD binding subunit/NADPH-dependent glutamate synthase encodes MNKIINKEHFSEKVFKLEIEAPMIARSRKAGHFVIVRVGEKGERMPLTIAGADLKKGTITLVVQEVGLSSTKLCNLEIGDYITDVVGPLGQATHIENFGTVICAGGGVGIAPLLPIVQSLKAAGNKVITVLAGRTKELIILEKEMRESSDEVIIMTDDGSYGKKGLVTNGVEEVILREKVNKCFTIGPAIMMKFVSLLTKKYEIPTEASLNTIMVDGTGMCGACRVTVGGKTKFVCVDGPEFDAHQVDFDGMIKRMGAFKEAEKEEIKKLGSPKCEITKSQHAEDRTAPWREELRKSMKAKERTDIPRVHMNELDAEYRSHNREEVNQGLTLEQAMQEAKRCLDCAHPTCMTGCPVEINIPKFVKNIERGEVLEAAKTLKETSALPAVCGRVCPQEKQCESQCFYVQKMSKEAVAIGHLERFAADYERESGQISVPDLDESNGIKVAVIGSGPSGLSFAGDMAKYGYDVTVFEALHEIGGVLKYGIPEFRLPNNIVDVEINNLEKMGVTFIKDCIVGKTISVELLEKEGFKAFYVASGAGLPNFMNIPGENSLNILSSNEYLTRVNLMDAANPESDTPVAFGKNVAVIGGGNTAMDSVRTAKRLGAERAMIIYRRSEEEMPARLEEVKHAKEEGIEFLTLHNPIEYIADERGFVKQVILQKMELGEPDASGRRSPVAIPGATETIDIDLAIVSVGVSPNPIVPSSIKGLEVGRKGTINVNEDMQSSIPTIFAGGDIVRGGATVILAMGDGRKAAAAMDKKLRSKSIA; translated from the coding sequence ATGAATAAAATAATAAACAAAGAACATTTCTCAGAGAAAGTTTTTAAGCTGGAAATTGAGGCTCCGATGATTGCCCGTTCCCGTAAAGCCGGACATTTCGTTATTGTCCGTGTGGGAGAAAAAGGTGAACGTATGCCACTAACCATTGCAGGTGCCGATCTTAAAAAAGGAACAATCACCCTTGTAGTCCAGGAAGTAGGACTTTCTTCCACCAAACTATGTAACCTCGAAATTGGCGATTATATTACCGATGTGGTAGGTCCATTGGGACAAGCAACCCACATTGAAAACTTCGGGACTGTAATTTGCGCCGGTGGTGGTGTAGGTATCGCTCCGCTACTCCCAATCGTTCAGTCGCTGAAAGCTGCTGGAAACAAGGTTATCACTGTTTTGGCCGGACGAACAAAGGAGCTTATCATTCTGGAGAAAGAAATGCGCGAAAGCTCTGACGAAGTAATCATCATGACCGACGACGGCTCTTATGGCAAAAAAGGGTTGGTAACAAACGGTGTGGAAGAAGTTATTCTTCGCGAAAAAGTGAACAAGTGCTTCACTATCGGACCGGCAATCATGATGAAGTTTGTTTCTTTGTTAACTAAGAAATACGAGATTCCAACAGAGGCTTCTCTGAACACCATTATGGTAGACGGAACAGGTATGTGTGGAGCATGCCGTGTCACTGTAGGAGGAAAAACCAAGTTTGTTTGCGTAGATGGCCCTGAGTTCGATGCTCACCAAGTGGACTTTGACGGTATGATCAAACGTATGGGAGCGTTCAAAGAAGCTGAAAAAGAAGAAATCAAAAAGCTTGGTTCACCGAAATGTGAAATTACCAAAAGCCAGCATGCAGAAGATCGCACCGCTCCTTGGCGCGAAGAATTGCGTAAAAGCATGAAAGCAAAAGAACGTACCGATATTCCACGCGTCCACATGAATGAACTCGATGCGGAATATCGTTCACATAACCGCGAAGAGGTAAACCAGGGATTAACACTGGAACAAGCAATGCAGGAAGCAAAACGCTGTCTGGATTGTGCTCACCCTACTTGCATGACAGGTTGCCCGGTGGAAATCAATATTCCTAAGTTCGTTAAGAACATCGAACGCGGTGAAGTTCTCGAAGCAGCTAAAACATTGAAAGAGACGAGTGCACTTCCTGCTGTATGCGGTCGTGTTTGTCCTCAGGAGAAGCAGTGCGAATCACAATGTTTCTATGTACAAAAAATGAGCAAAGAAGCCGTTGCTATCGGACACCTTGAACGCTTTGCTGCCGATTACGAAAGAGAAAGCGGACAAATCTCCGTTCCCGATCTTGACGAAAGCAACGGAATCAAAGTAGCTGTAATTGGGTCAGGACCTTCCGGACTTTCTTTTGCCGGTGATATGGCAAAATACGGATATGACGTAACTGTTTTCGAAGCATTACACGAAATCGGTGGAGTACTTAAGTATGGTATTCCTGAATTCCGTCTGCCAAACAATATTGTCGATGTAGAAATCAACAACCTGGAAAAGATGGGTGTTACTTTCATAAAAGACTGTATCGTTGGAAAAACGATATCTGTAGAACTATTAGAGAAAGAAGGGTTCAAAGCATTCTATGTTGCTTCCGGCGCGGGCCTTCCTAACTTCATGAATATCCCGGGAGAAAACTCACTCAACATCCTTTCATCCAATGAATATCTTACTCGCGTGAACCTTATGGATGCAGCCAATCCCGAATCAGATACCCCAGTTGCATTTGGAAAGAATGTCGCTGTTATCGGTGGTGGCAACACAGCCATGGACTCAGTTCGTACTGCCAAACGTTTAGGAGCAGAACGCGCCATGATTATTTACCGTCGTTCTGAAGAAGAAATGCCAGCACGTCTTGAAGAAGTGAAACATGCCAAAGAAGAAGGAATCGAATTCCTTACTTTGCATAATCCGATTGAATACATTGCTGATGAACGTGGATTTGTAAAACAGGTTATCTTGCAAAAGATGGAACTAGGCGAACCAGATGCATCCGGACGCCGCAGCCCGGTTGCCATACCAGGTGCTACCGAAACAATCGACATCGACCTGGCAATTGTCAGCGTAGGTGTATCTCCAAACCCAATTGTACCTAGTTCAATCAAAGGTCTGGAAGTAGGAAGAAAAGGAACCATTAATGTAAATGAGGATATGCAGTCGTCTATACCAACCATCTTTGCCGGTGGAGATATTGTACGAGGCGGAGCAACCGTAATCCTTGCAATGGGTGATGGCCGTAAGGCAGCTGCTGCAATGGATAAGAAACTAAGAAGCAAATCAATCGCATAA
- the serS gene encoding serine--tRNA ligase translates to MLTLKVITEKTDEVLRGLEKKHFKGAQEAIDKVLELDKKRRAAQNELDKNLAEVNAISKSIGKLMKEGNKEEAESARAKVSEIKEGNKALETAMNNASTDLQTLLCTIPNLPHSSVPEGYGADDNKVEKMGGVNPELAADAVPHWDLCKKYDLIDFELGVKITGAGFPVYKGKGARLQRALINFFLDEARNAGYLEIEPPYMVNAASGYGTGQLPDKEGQMYHDNQDDLYLIPTAEVPVTNIYRDVILTDNELPIKNCAYSACFRREAGSYGKDVRGLNRLHQFNKVEIVRIDKPEHSYDSLKEMIAHVEGLVNKLELPYRILRLCGGDMSFTSAITFDFEVFSAAQQRWLEVSSVSNFESYQANRLKCRYRTGDKKTELCHTLNGSALALPRIVAALLENNQTPEGIRIPKALVPYTGFDIID, encoded by the coding sequence ATGCTTACACTTAAAGTTATTACAGAAAAGACGGACGAGGTACTTCGTGGTCTGGAAAAGAAACACTTTAAAGGCGCACAGGAAGCCATTGACAAAGTGCTGGAGTTAGACAAGAAAAGACGTGCCGCACAAAATGAACTGGACAAGAATCTTGCCGAAGTTAACGCTATTTCAAAATCCATCGGAAAACTGATGAAAGAAGGAAATAAAGAAGAAGCGGAATCGGCACGCGCCAAAGTAAGCGAGATCAAAGAGGGAAACAAAGCTTTGGAAACAGCAATGAACAATGCTTCTACTGATCTTCAGACTCTTCTTTGCACAATTCCTAATCTTCCCCACTCTTCTGTTCCTGAAGGCTATGGTGCCGACGATAACAAAGTAGAAAAAATGGGTGGAGTAAATCCCGAACTTGCTGCAGATGCAGTTCCTCACTGGGATCTTTGCAAGAAATACGATCTTATCGACTTTGAGCTTGGAGTAAAAATCACAGGTGCCGGTTTCCCTGTATATAAAGGAAAAGGTGCTCGTCTGCAAAGAGCATTGATTAACTTCTTCCTCGACGAAGCCCGTAATGCAGGTTACCTGGAAATTGAACCTCCTTATATGGTAAATGCGGCTTCCGGTTACGGAACAGGACAATTACCCGACAAAGAAGGACAGATGTATCACGACAACCAGGATGATTTGTATCTTATTCCTACAGCAGAAGTTCCTGTAACTAACATATACAGAGATGTAATCCTTACAGACAACGAACTGCCTATTAAGAATTGCGCATACTCTGCTTGTTTCCGTCGTGAAGCCGGTTCTTATGGCAAGGATGTACGCGGACTGAATCGTCTGCACCAGTTCAACAAAGTGGAGATTGTTCGCATTGACAAACCGGAACACTCTTATGATTCACTGAAGGAAATGATTGCTCACGTAGAAGGATTGGTTAACAAACTGGAACTTCCCTACCGCATCCTTCGCCTTTGCGGAGGCGATATGAGTTTCACTTCTGCCATCACATTCGATTTTGAAGTATTTTCTGCAGCACAACAACGTTGGTTAGAGGTTAGTTCAGTTTCTAACTTTGAATCTTACCAGGCCAATCGCTTGAAATGCCGCTACCGAACAGGTGATAAGAAGACAGAACTTTGCCACACACTGAATGGTAGCGCACTGGCTTTACCACGTATCGTTGCCGCATTGCTTGAAAACAACCAAACTCCTGAAGGTATTCGTATACCAAAGGCATTGGTTCCTTACACCGGATTTGATATTATCGACTAA
- the rpmA gene encoding 50S ribosomal protein L27, with protein sequence MAHKKGVGSSKNGRESHSKRLGVKIFGGENCKAGNIIIRQRGTEHHPGLNMGMGKDHTLYALVDGVVTFKKGREDRSYVSIIPAETAQA encoded by the coding sequence ATGGCACACAAAAAAGGTGTCGGTAGTTCTAAGAACGGCCGCGAATCACATAGCAAAAGATTAGGCGTAAAGATATTCGGTGGAGAAAACTGCAAAGCCGGTAACATTATCATTCGTCAAAGAGGTACAGAACATCACCCAGGTTTAAACATGGGTATGGGTAAAGACCACACTCTTTACGCATTAGTAGATGGTGTTGTAACTTTCAAGAAAGGAAGAGAAGATCGTTCATACGTTTCTATCATTCCTGCTGAAACAGCCCAAGCATAA
- the rplU gene encoding 50S ribosomal protein L21: protein MYVIVEINGQQFKAEAGKRMYVHHIQDAENGATVEFDKVLLVDKDGAVTVGAPTVEGAKVVCEVISHLVKGDKVIVFHKKRRKGYRKRNGHRQQFTELNIKEVVA from the coding sequence ATGTACGTAATTGTAGAGATCAACGGACAACAGTTCAAAGCTGAAGCCGGAAAAAGAATGTATGTTCACCACATACAAGACGCAGAAAACGGAGCGACTGTCGAATTTGACAAAGTATTGTTAGTAGACAAAGATGGTGCAGTGACTGTAGGAGCCCCAACAGTAGAAGGTGCAAAAGTAGTATGCGAAGTAATTTCTCACCTTGTAAAAGGAGATAAAGTAATCGTATTCCACAAGAAGAGAAGAAAAGGTTACAGAAAACGTAACGGTCACCGTCAACAATTTACAGAGTTAAACATTAAGGAAGTAGTAGCTTAA
- a CDS encoding AraC family transcriptional regulator produces MKRDTTTEDIIIEALIYIEWHIQEGIKPTDISKEMNCPYQSFKLMFKDITGLRLPVYLRLRALIEAKREWNINERIEQIAIKYNLHPESLIRSFKKEFGYSFFDKEITPTYPKLIGKKLIEAISNVA; encoded by the coding sequence ATGAAAAGAGACACAACCACTGAAGACATTATAATTGAGGCACTGATTTATATTGAATGGCATATCCAGGAAGGCATCAAACCTACTGATATTTCAAAAGAAATGAACTGTCCTTACCAGTCATTTAAGCTGATGTTCAAGGATATTACAGGCTTGAGACTACCCGTATACCTGCGATTACGCGCCCTGATAGAAGCTAAAAGAGAGTGGAATATAAATGAAAGAATAGAGCAAATAGCCATAAAATACAATCTACACCCGGAGAGTCTAATCAGATCCTTTAAAAAGGAATTCGGCTACAGTTTCTTTGATAAAGAAATCACACCCACTTATCCCAAACTAATTGGAAAGAAACTAATAGAAGCAATAAGTAATGTAGCATAA
- a CDS encoding TraB/GumN family protein, translated as MKKKIAIACILFLSITVNAQSLLWKVSGNGQTKPSYIFGTHHFVPLSILDKVQGFKEAFDATTQVVGELNTTDAQSSENIKKMQEKMFITNDTTLQLLFNEKELEMIKAFFKANAGIDFTKAPKLKPALISIMAIRILSDRTLPGFDPKKQLDSYLQTKGEENGKKIIALETMEFQRDLIYDSQSLQRQARVLVCQLSDTTKVFNWLKEVNKAYLSFDLEKLAQLSEEKEGTSCDPLPGEREGMIDNRNKDWAAKLPAIMKEAPSFVAVGAMHLPGKAGLIALLRNQGFNVEPVK; from the coding sequence ATGAAAAAAAAAATAGCTATTGCATGCATTTTATTCCTGTCAATCACAGTCAACGCACAGTCACTCCTATGGAAAGTTTCCGGTAATGGCCAGACAAAACCATCCTACATATTCGGGACGCATCACTTTGTCCCCCTTTCTATTCTCGACAAAGTACAAGGATTTAAGGAAGCTTTCGATGCTACCACACAAGTTGTTGGCGAATTAAATACAACGGATGCACAATCTTCTGAGAACATTAAAAAGATGCAGGAAAAGATGTTTATAACTAACGATACTACTTTGCAGTTACTTTTCAATGAGAAAGAATTAGAGATGATAAAAGCTTTTTTTAAAGCTAATGCTGGAATTGACTTTACTAAGGCGCCCAAATTAAAGCCCGCATTAATCAGCATTATGGCAATAAGAATCCTTTCTGACAGGACACTTCCTGGTTTTGATCCTAAAAAACAACTGGATAGCTATCTCCAAACCAAAGGGGAGGAAAACGGAAAGAAAATCATAGCTCTTGAAACGATGGAATTTCAACGCGATTTAATTTATGATTCTCAATCATTGCAACGTCAGGCACGTGTTCTGGTTTGCCAATTAAGTGACACAACTAAAGTGTTCAATTGGCTTAAAGAAGTGAACAAGGCCTATCTATCTTTTGATCTTGAGAAATTGGCTCAATTATCAGAAGAAAAAGAAGGAACCAGCTGTGACCCTCTGCCAGGAGAGAGAGAGGGCATGATTGACAATAGGAACAAAGACTGGGCTGCCAAACTTCCTGCGATTATGAAAGAAGCACCCTCTTTTGTTGCGGTCGGTGCAATGCATCTTCCCGGAAAAGCAGGATTGATCGCTTTGCTTAGGAACCAAGGTTTTAATGTTGAACCTGTAAAGTAG
- a CDS encoding NlpC/P60 family protein, giving the protein MKKYLYPLLTLVLLTGYLSSCGTKAPAFDYQALAKASVRLGININMEDNKQLYLEIAHWFGVPYLPKGMDEHGIDCSGFIYQVYKKIYKKELKRSTADELEKNCCLISRNRLKEGDLVFFSSKQSKGNVAHVGIYLKENKFAHASSSKGVIISSLKENYYIANWITGGRIME; this is encoded by the coding sequence ATGAAAAAATACCTGTATCCTCTCCTGACATTGGTACTATTAACAGGATACTTAAGTTCTTGTGGTACCAAAGCCCCGGCTTTTGACTATCAGGCATTGGCTAAAGCTTCAGTCAGATTAGGAATAAATATTAATATGGAAGATAACAAACAGTTGTATCTTGAAATAGCCCACTGGTTTGGAGTTCCTTATCTGCCGAAAGGAATGGACGAACATGGGATCGATTGTTCGGGCTTTATCTATCAGGTATACAAGAAAATATATAAAAAGGAACTAAAAAGAAGTACTGCTGATGAATTAGAAAAGAACTGTTGCCTTATCTCCAGAAACCGCTTAAAAGAAGGAGATCTTGTATTTTTCAGCAGCAAACAGTCAAAAGGAAATGTAGCCCATGTAGGCATCTATCTCAAAGAGAATAAATTCGCTCATGCCAGTTCCAGTAAAGGAGTAATTATCAGTAGCCTGAAAGAGAATTACTATATAGCCAACTGGATCACCGGAGGACGAATAATGGAATAA
- a CDS encoding ABC transporter ATP-binding protein, with translation MTTITINNLQKNFGEKRAVNIENYIIKSGEILGLVGNNGAGKTTFFRLILDLLKADNGSAHINDIDTSDSEEWKHLTGAFIDESFLIDYLTPEEYFYFIGKMYGLNKEEVDEQLTTFERFMNGEVVGQKKYIRNFSAGNKQKIGIISAMIHHPELLILDEPFNFLDPSSQSIIKHILKNYNEQTGATILISSHNLNHTTDICPRIALLENGKIIRDIDNTENSAEKELEDYFNIE, from the coding sequence ATGACAACAATAACAATCAATAACCTGCAAAAGAATTTCGGTGAGAAAAGAGCCGTCAATATTGAAAATTACATAATTAAGAGTGGCGAGATACTGGGACTGGTAGGAAATAACGGAGCCGGAAAAACTACCTTTTTCCGCTTGATCCTCGACCTGCTGAAAGCGGACAACGGTTCGGCTCACATCAACGATATTGATACAAGCGATAGTGAAGAGTGGAAGCACCTGACAGGCGCTTTTATTGATGAAAGTTTCCTGATTGATTATCTCACTCCCGAAGAATATTTCTATTTCATTGGAAAAATGTACGGATTGAATAAGGAAGAAGTTGACGAGCAGTTAACTACCTTCGAACGTTTTATGAATGGAGAGGTCGTGGGACAAAAGAAATATATCCGAAACTTCTCTGCAGGGAACAAACAAAAAATCGGTATTATCTCAGCCATGATCCATCATCCCGAGCTACTTATTCTGGACGAGCCATTCAACTTTCTTGATCCAAGTTCTCAATCCATTATTAAGCATATCCTCAAAAATTACAATGAACAAACTGGCGCCACCATTCTGATCTCCAGTCACAATCTGAATCATACCACAGACATCTGCCCCCGCATCGCCTTGCTCGAAAACGGAAAAATAATCCGCGACATTGATAATACGGAGAATAGTGCGGAAAAAGAACTGGAGGATTACTTCAACATAGAATAG
- a CDS encoding DUF5687 family protein — translation MLLKELRKHGKLAAKRHPMFEKNKFGKFFLYFMKLFWAGYFIFIGILLGLGLAEGSPTMEPYHILNKGIFIILIIDFLLRFAFQKTPTQEIKPYLLLPVKKNKLLNFLLLKSGADTYNAFWLFMIVPFAFITVLKFFGITGVITYCLGIYLLMVLNNFWYLMCRTLVNEKTIFVLIPILFYSLLGVAEFTLGNPISTFTMNLGELFIKGNLLGFIGVLIVILGLVWINRYIMIKNLYAELARTEDTKVKHVSEYKFLERYGEVGEYFRLELKLLFRNKRSKSMFRLSCFLIIMLTAMLFTPSYEGPFGKSFVGIYNFAILGIMMLTQVMSFEGNYLDGLMSRKESIFNLLRAKYYFYSFAVIVPFILMIPVIVMGKISLLMAVSYSFFTTGFIYFIILQLAVYNNKTTPLNESLAGRQSTGTGFQSLVSLMAFGVPMLVINFLRIAFGETTSLWILLVIGMGLTFTSHLWIRNIYKRFMTRRYKNMEGFRDTK, via the coding sequence ATGCTTTTAAAAGAATTACGAAAACATGGAAAACTAGCAGCAAAGCGACATCCCATGTTCGAGAAAAATAAGTTCGGAAAATTCTTTCTCTACTTTATGAAGCTCTTTTGGGCTGGTTATTTTATTTTCATTGGCATATTATTAGGACTTGGGCTTGCTGAAGGCTCTCCTACCATGGAGCCTTATCACATTCTCAATAAAGGAATCTTTATTATCCTTATCATTGATTTTCTCCTCCGCTTTGCTTTTCAGAAAACACCTACTCAGGAAATAAAACCTTACCTGCTGTTACCTGTTAAAAAAAACAAACTACTTAATTTCCTCCTTTTAAAATCAGGAGCCGATACCTATAATGCCTTCTGGTTGTTTATGATTGTTCCATTTGCTTTTATCACAGTTTTAAAATTCTTTGGAATAACGGGAGTCATCACTTACTGCCTGGGCATTTACCTGCTGATGGTTCTCAATAACTTCTGGTACCTGATGTGCCGGACTTTAGTCAACGAAAAAACAATATTTGTACTGATCCCTATCCTCTTCTACTCACTTCTGGGAGTGGCTGAGTTTACATTAGGCAATCCCATCAGTACTTTCACCATGAACTTAGGCGAACTCTTTATAAAAGGAAATCTACTCGGATTCATTGGTGTGTTGATTGTCATTCTGGGATTGGTATGGATTAACCGCTACATCATGATTAAAAACCTCTATGCCGAACTGGCCAGAACAGAGGATACCAAAGTGAAGCATGTCTCAGAATACAAATTTCTGGAACGCTACGGCGAAGTTGGCGAATATTTCCGTCTTGAGCTTAAACTGCTGTTCAGAAATAAAAGGAGCAAATCCATGTTCCGATTGAGCTGCTTCCTTATCATCATGCTGACTGCAATGCTCTTCACTCCTTCCTACGAAGGACCATTCGGCAAGAGTTTTGTAGGAATCTACAACTTTGCCATACTGGGTATTATGATGCTCACTCAGGTAATGAGTTTCGAAGGAAATTATCTGGATGGACTGATGAGTCGCAAAGAGTCTATCTTCAACCTGCTAAGAGCCAAATATTACTTTTATAGCTTTGCAGTGATTGTACCTTTCATTCTGATGATTCCAGTAATTGTGATGGGAAAGATATCATTGCTGATGGCAGTATCCTATAGTTTCTTTACTACTGGATTTATCTATTTCATTATTCTTCAGCTTGCTGTTTATAACAATAAAACCACCCCACTGAATGAGAGTCTTGCAGGCCGTCAATCCACCGGAACTGGTTTTCAGAGTTTAGTCAGTTTAATGGCTTTTGGCGTTCCGATGCTGGTCATTAACTTTCTTAGAATCGCGTTCGGAGAAACAACCAGCCTATGGATACTATTGGTTATAGGAATGGGACTGACATTTACCTCACACCTTTGGATCAGGAATATCTACAAACGCTTTATGACAAGAAGATACAAGAATATGGAAGGATTCAGAGATACAAAATAA